A single window of Flavobacterium sp. 140616W15 DNA harbors:
- a CDS encoding efflux RND transporter permease subunit, which translates to MFNKFIQRPVLSIVISLIIVFLGILSVLNLPITQFPTISPPMVNVTADYPGSNGELMVKAVVIPLERALNGVPGMKYMASDAGNDGEATIKVVFNLGTDPNQAAINVQNRVASVTNKLPPLVIREGIKITREVPSMLMYVNLYSTDKNTDMKFLYNYADINVLSELKRVNGIGSGDILGTREYAMRIWLKPDRMLAYKISADEVMEALSSQSLEASPGKTGESSGKRSQAFEYVLKYSGRFTTKEQYENIVVKSNANGELLRLKDVAKIEFGSSMYDIYSNLNGRPSAAIVLKQSFGSNANQVIEEVKAKLEKIKERFPKGMDYEISYDVSKFLDASIEKVIHTLVEAFILVGLVVFLFLGDWRSTVIPAIAVPVSLIGTFVFMTFFDISLNLITLFALVLAIGVVVDDAIVVIEAVHAKMEEEHLSAYKATKKAMHEIAGAIIAITFLMAAVFIPVAFMTGPVGVFYRQFSVTMATAIILSGIVALTLTPALCAMMLKNNHGKPKKKTPVNIFIDGFNNKFNLAQGKYQNLLAKIIDRRVVTVVALLGFCAGTWLISSSVPSGFIPNEDQGMFYAVIQTPPGSSLERTNNIAEKLQKIAEKIDGVKSVSSLAGYEILSEGTGSNSGTCLVNLKDWSDRKHSVLEIMAELEEKSKDIAGANIEFFQPPAVPGYGAAGGFELRLLDKTGSNDYKKMEQVNNDFVKELNTHPELSNVFSFYSSSFPQYMMKVDNDLAQQKGVSIENAMNTLSTLVGSNYEISFIKYGINYKVIVQASPEYRAQPDDILKLYVKNNRDEMVPFSAFMRLEKVYGLSEITRHNMYTSTQISGSAAAGYSSGTAIKIIQEVAAKKLPRGYDIDWAGISADEVAQGNQAVWVFMICLGFVYLVLAAQYESFILPLSVILSLPAGIFGAFLLLKLTGLENNIYAQVAMVMLIGLLGKNAVLIVEFAIQRHAAGKSVLEAAMEGAKARFRPILMTSFAFIAGLLPLAFATGPGKIGNRTIGTAAAGGMLIGTICGVFVIPGLYFIFAKIAEKYKLVKHEEENPLTEEIDNNHV; encoded by the coding sequence ATGTTTAATAAATTTATACAAAGACCTGTACTGTCGATAGTAATATCGCTTATAATTGTCTTTTTAGGGATATTGTCTGTATTGAATTTGCCTATTACGCAATTCCCTACAATTTCACCACCAATGGTAAATGTTACCGCCGATTATCCTGGATCTAATGGAGAATTGATGGTAAAAGCAGTTGTTATTCCTCTGGAAAGAGCTTTAAATGGAGTTCCCGGAATGAAATATATGGCTTCTGATGCGGGAAATGATGGTGAAGCAACAATAAAAGTAGTTTTTAATTTAGGTACTGATCCTAATCAGGCTGCAATTAACGTTCAGAATCGTGTAGCTTCGGTTACCAATAAATTACCTCCTTTGGTAATTAGAGAAGGGATTAAGATTACGCGTGAAGTGCCAAGTATGTTGATGTATGTGAATCTTTATAGTACGGATAAAAATACCGATATGAAATTCTTGTACAACTATGCAGATATCAATGTACTTTCTGAATTAAAAAGGGTAAATGGTATTGGTTCCGGAGATATCTTAGGAACACGTGAATATGCTATGCGTATTTGGTTGAAACCAGACCGTATGTTGGCTTACAAAATTTCTGCCGATGAAGTAATGGAGGCTTTATCAAGCCAAAGTTTAGAAGCTTCTCCGGGTAAAACAGGAGAAAGTTCTGGTAAGCGTTCACAGGCATTTGAATATGTATTGAAATATTCTGGTCGTTTTACTACCAAAGAACAATATGAGAATATTGTAGTAAAATCAAATGCAAACGGAGAACTTTTACGTTTGAAGGATGTTGCTAAGATAGAATTTGGAAGTTCAATGTATGATATTTATTCAAACTTGAATGGAAGACCATCAGCAGCTATTGTATTAAAACAGTCTTTTGGAAGTAATGCCAATCAGGTTATTGAAGAAGTAAAAGCTAAGTTGGAAAAGATCAAAGAAAGATTTCCAAAAGGAATGGATTATGAAATTTCATATGACGTCTCTAAATTCTTAGATGCTTCTATCGAAAAAGTAATTCATACGCTTGTTGAAGCTTTTATTCTGGTAGGTTTAGTAGTATTCCTTTTCTTGGGCGATTGGCGTTCGACAGTTATTCCGGCAATTGCAGTACCTGTATCATTGATAGGAACGTTCGTATTCATGACATTTTTTGACATATCATTGAACTTGATTACGTTATTTGCTTTAGTTCTGGCAATTGGAGTCGTCGTCGATGATGCGATTGTGGTTATCGAAGCCGTCCATGCGAAGATGGAGGAAGAGCATCTTTCGGCATATAAAGCGACTAAAAAAGCGATGCATGAAATTGCAGGAGCAATTATTGCAATTACCTTCTTAATGGCTGCAGTATTTATTCCAGTTGCGTTTATGACAGGTCCTGTTGGAGTATTTTACAGACAGTTCTCTGTTACAATGGCAACAGCTATTATACTTTCGGGTATTGTGGCTTTGACATTGACACCAGCACTTTGTGCAATGATGTTAAAAAATAATCATGGTAAGCCTAAAAAGAAAACACCTGTAAATATTTTTATAGATGGTTTCAATAACAAATTTAATTTAGCTCAAGGTAAATATCAAAATCTATTAGCTAAAATTATTGACCGAAGAGTAGTAACTGTTGTTGCGCTTCTTGGTTTTTGTGCAGGAACATGGTTAATAAGCAGTTCGGTTCCATCAGGATTTATTCCTAATGAAGATCAGGGAATGTTTTATGCTGTTATTCAGACACCTCCGGGTTCATCATTAGAAAGAACAAATAATATTGCTGAAAAACTGCAAAAAATTGCTGAAAAAATAGATGGAGTTAAATCTGTTTCTTCATTAGCAGGTTATGAAATTCTGTCTGAAGGTACAGGTTCAAACTCAGGAACTTGTTTAGTTAACCTTAAAGACTGGAGTGATAGAAAGCATTCTGTACTTGAGATTATGGCTGAATTAGAAGAAAAATCTAAAGATATTGCAGGTGCTAATATCGAATTTTTTCAACCGCCAGCGGTACCAGGATATGGAGCTGCAGGAGGATTTGAGCTTCGTTTGTTAGACAAGACTGGTTCTAATGATTACAAAAAAATGGAGCAGGTAAATAACGATTTTGTTAAGGAATTAAACACGCATCCGGAATTATCTAATGTATTCAGTTTTTATAGTTCTAGTTTTCCTCAGTATATGATGAAAGTCGACAATGACTTGGCACAACAAAAAGGGGTTTCTATCGAGAATGCCATGAATACTTTGTCAACACTTGTGGGAAGTAATTACGAAATCAGTTTTATTAAATACGGAATTAACTATAAAGTTATTGTTCAGGCTTCTCCAGAATACCGTGCTCAGCCGGATGATATTTTAAAACTGTATGTAAAAAACAATCGTGATGAAATGGTGCCTTTCTCTGCTTTCATGAGATTAGAGAAAGTATACGGACTTTCGGAAATTACGAGACATAATATGTACACTTCTACACAAATTAGTGGTTCTGCTGCTGCGGGTTATAGCTCTGGTACAGCCATTAAAATAATTCAGGAAGTTGCGGCAAAAAAATTACCTAGAGGATATGATATTGACTGGGCAGGTATTTCTGCTGATGAGGTTGCTCAGGGTAATCAGGCCGTTTGGGTATTCATGATTTGTTTAGGGTTTGTGTATTTGGTTCTAGCTGCTCAATATGAAAGTTTTATTTTGCCATTATCTGTAATTCTTTCATTGCCAGCAGGTATTTTTGGAGCTTTCCTTTTATTGAAATTAACGGGATTAGAAAACAACATTTATGCTCAGGTTGCCATGGTAATGCTTATTGGTTTATTGGGTAAAAATGCCGTATTGATTGTAGAGTTTGCTATACAAAGGCATGCCGCAGGTAAGTCAGTACTTGAAGCTGCAATGGAGGGAGCAAAAGCAAGGTTCCGTCCAATACTTATGACTTCATTTGCGTTTATCGCAGGTTTATTACCACTTGCATTTGCCACTGGTCCAGGTAAAATAGGTAACAGAACCATTGGTACAGCAGCGGCTGGAGGGATGCTTATAGGAACTATTTGCGGAGTATTTGTAATTCCGGGCTTGTATTTCATTTTTGCTAAAATTGCAGAGAAATACAAACTGGTAAAACATGAAGAAGAAAATCCATTAACAGAAGAAATAGATAACAATCATGTATAA
- a CDS encoding efflux RND transporter periplasmic adaptor subunit, which yields MKRIVVLTGVIALLYLTSCTTKKEEKEEAEKFTVTNPVKIDTSFTKEYVSQIKSVRNIELRAQEKGFLQNIYVDEGQFVKAGQVLFRIQPKMYEAELLKAQSEQKAAEIELQNTKTLVAKDIVSKNEQAVALSKLQAAKAEVALAKLHLSFTEIRAPFDGTIDRIPLKLGSLVEEGDLLTSLSDNSQMFAYFNVSEPEYLQYQTDVKDRAETKVNLVLANGELFKDRGNVEVIESEFNNETGNIAFRARFPNAAKLLRNGETGQVQMLVPLKNAIVIPQKATYEIQDKKYVFIVDKNDKVSSKEITITGEIPDLYVIKSGLTENDKILLEGVQKVKDKDKIKYGYIAPQKVINNLRLKAE from the coding sequence ATGAAGAGAATAGTCGTGTTAACGGGCGTTATTGCCTTGTTGTACCTTACAAGTTGTACAACTAAAAAAGAAGAAAAAGAAGAAGCTGAAAAATTTACAGTGACCAATCCTGTAAAAATTGACACTTCATTTACTAAAGAGTATGTTTCGCAGATTAAGTCTGTACGAAACATCGAACTCCGCGCCCAGGAAAAAGGGTTTTTACAAAACATTTATGTTGATGAAGGACAGTTTGTAAAAGCTGGACAGGTGCTGTTTAGAATTCAGCCTAAAATGTACGAAGCAGAGCTGCTTAAAGCACAATCTGAGCAAAAAGCTGCAGAAATAGAATTACAAAATACAAAAACATTAGTAGCCAAAGACATCGTTTCAAAAAACGAGCAGGCAGTTGCTTTGTCTAAACTTCAAGCTGCAAAAGCCGAAGTTGCATTGGCAAAACTTCATTTATCATTTACTGAAATTAGAGCTCCATTTGATGGAACAATCGACCGTATTCCATTAAAATTAGGAAGTCTTGTCGAGGAAGGAGATCTATTGACGAGCCTTTCTGATAACAGTCAGATGTTTGCCTATTTCAATGTGTCAGAACCAGAATATTTACAATATCAAACTGATGTAAAAGATCGTGCAGAAACTAAAGTTAATTTGGTTTTGGCAAATGGTGAACTTTTTAAAGACAGAGGAAATGTTGAAGTTATCGAAAGTGAATTTAACAATGAAACAGGAAATATTGCTTTTAGAGCGAGATTCCCGAATGCTGCTAAATTACTTAGAAACGGAGAAACAGGACAAGTTCAGATGCTTGTACCTCTTAAAAATGCTATCGTAATTCCACAAAAAGCGACTTACGAAATTCAGGATAAAAAATATGTTTTTATAGTTGATAAAAATGATAAAGTTAGCTCTAAAGAAATCACAATTACAGGCGAAATTCCTGATTTGTATGTGATTAAGAGCGGACTTACTGAAAATGATAAAATCTTACTTGAAGGTGTTCAGAAGGTAAAAGATAAAGACAAGATTAAATATGGCTATATCGCTCCTCAAAAGGTGATTAATAATTTACGATTAAAAGCGGAATAG
- a CDS encoding TolC family protein: protein MYKLKIYKYSIVLVVCLAVVSCKTPQTVADTPKNPIPESFGSNKDTTNMSDIKWNNYFKDKNLVDLIDTALKNNQELNITLQEIEIAKNDIRVRKGALLPTVGIRAGAGVEKVGRYTSQGAGDATTEIKPGKETPDPLGDFTIAASANWEVDIWKKLRNSKKAAVSRYLATVEGKNFVITNLIAEVADSYYELLALDSQLDIVKQTIKLQTNALEIVKVQKQAARATELGVQKFQAEVLTSKSMEFEILQKIKEAENKINFLLARYPQEIKRDNTEFLTLLPASVNSGIPSQLLTNRPDVKQAELELVAAKLDVKVARAEFYPSLDISATIGVQAFKPTYLFTMPESLLYSLAGDLAAPLINRNAIKAEFSSANARQLQALYNYDRTVLNAYLEVSNQLSKIDNLQKGYDLKSQQVAALNRSIDISNDLFKSARVDYFEVLMTQRDALEAKLELIDTKKEQLNAAVYIYKDLGGGWK, encoded by the coding sequence ATGTATAAATTAAAAATATATAAATATAGTATTGTTTTAGTAGTATGTCTTGCTGTAGTAAGTTGTAAGACTCCACAAACAGTAGCTGACACTCCAAAGAATCCAATTCCGGAGTCTTTTGGCAGTAATAAGGATACGACAAATATGTCGGATATTAAGTGGAACAATTATTTTAAAGACAAGAATCTTGTAGATTTGATAGATACTGCATTGAAAAACAATCAGGAATTAAACATCACTTTGCAAGAAATAGAAATAGCTAAAAATGATATTCGTGTCCGTAAAGGAGCGCTTTTGCCTACAGTAGGTATCCGTGCTGGTGCTGGAGTAGAGAAAGTAGGGCGATATACTAGCCAAGGGGCAGGAGATGCGACTACCGAGATCAAGCCAGGTAAAGAAACACCTGATCCGTTAGGCGATTTTACTATAGCTGCTTCTGCAAATTGGGAAGTTGATATCTGGAAAAAACTACGCAATTCTAAAAAGGCAGCTGTAAGCAGATATTTAGCTACAGTTGAAGGGAAGAACTTTGTAATCACAAATCTGATCGCCGAGGTTGCCGATTCTTATTACGAATTATTGGCTTTAGATAGTCAGTTGGATATTGTAAAACAGACTATTAAACTGCAAACAAATGCATTAGAAATTGTAAAAGTTCAGAAGCAAGCAGCAAGAGCAACAGAATTAGGGGTTCAGAAATTTCAGGCTGAAGTTTTGACGTCAAAAAGTATGGAGTTTGAGATTCTTCAAAAGATAAAAGAAGCAGAAAATAAAATTAACTTTTTATTAGCTCGCTATCCACAGGAAATCAAAAGAGATAATACTGAATTTTTGACTTTACTGCCTGCATCAGTTAATTCTGGGATACCATCACAATTATTAACTAATCGTCCGGATGTTAAACAGGCTGAGTTAGAATTAGTAGCTGCGAAACTAGATGTGAAAGTGGCTCGCGCAGAATTTTATCCTTCACTTGATATTTCAGCAACAATAGGAGTACAGGCATTTAAGCCTACTTATTTGTTTACTATGCCAGAGTCATTACTTTATTCATTAGCAGGAGATTTGGCTGCGCCATTAATTAATAGAAATGCAATAAAGGCAGAGTTTAGCAGTGCAAATGCAAGACAGCTTCAGGCATTGTATAACTATGATCGTACGGTTTTAAATGCTTATTTAGAGGTATCAAATCAGTTATCTAAAATAGATAATCTGCAAAAAGGATATGATCTAAAATCGCAACAAGTAGCTGCTCTAAATAGATCAATTGATATTTCTAATGATTTATTTAAGTCTGCGAGAGTTGATTATTTTGAAGTGCTAATGACACAACGTGATGCATTAGAAGCTAAACTGGAATTGATTGATACAAAGAAAGAACAACTGAATGCTGCAGTCTATATTTATAAAGATTTAGGCGGTGGCTGGAAATAA
- a CDS encoding DeoR/GlpR family DNA-binding transcription regulator, translated as MKKEERQNVILEYLSKEHRVTLLELSEYLNVSEDTVRRDVKELSDQGLLKAVRGGAVAPSPIPLHFRNREKHDLENKKIIAEKAISFLKDGQVVFIDGGTTSLALVASFPYDLKITVITNSFPVAVLIEDLPNVELIFAGGKMCKTSFATGSIETIDFFRNFRADVCILGVCSIHHERGITGIIYDDSQIKKNMIQNSNSVIALSSIEKIGTAEAYFVCPIKDINILVTNISPEDEPLKPYKDAGIIIV; from the coding sequence ATGAAAAAAGAGGAACGTCAAAATGTAATTTTAGAATACTTATCAAAAGAGCATCGAGTAACTTTATTAGAGCTTAGCGAGTATTTAAATGTATCAGAAGACACGGTAAGAAGAGATGTAAAAGAACTTTCTGATCAAGGATTATTAAAGGCGGTTCGCGGAGGCGCAGTCGCTCCATCACCTATTCCGTTGCATTTTAGAAATAGAGAAAAACATGATCTAGAAAATAAAAAGATTATTGCCGAAAAAGCAATTTCATTTCTAAAAGATGGCCAAGTAGTCTTTATTGATGGTGGAACAACTTCTTTAGCATTAGTAGCCAGTTTTCCATATGATTTAAAAATAACGGTTATAACAAATAGTTTTCCAGTAGCCGTATTAATAGAGGATTTACCCAATGTTGAATTAATATTTGCAGGAGGTAAAATGTGCAAAACTTCGTTTGCAACGGGTAGTATCGAAACCATCGATTTCTTTAGGAATTTTAGAGCAGATGTGTGTATTTTAGGAGTATGCAGCATACATCATGAACGCGGCATTACTGGTATCATATACGATGATTCCCAAATTAAAAAGAATATGATTCAAAACTCAAACTCGGTAATTGCATTAAGCTCGATTGAGAAAATTGGAACTGCCGAAGCTTATTTTGTATGCCCGATTAAAGACATAAATATATTGGTTACAAATATATCCCCCGAAGATGAGCCATTAAAACCATATAAAGATGCAGGCATAATCATAGTTTAA